The Nitrospirota bacterium genomic interval ATAAGGAATATAATCCGCTAATCCCTTCTTATGTAACAGCATTGTTATTGCCGCTGTCAGTGTCGTCTTACCATGGTCAACATGACCAATAGTACCAATATTTATATGCGGCTTCTTCCTCTCAAACTTTGCCTTTCCCATTTTTCTCTCCTCTCCTTTATCTACGTTAGTGAGCAGTAAGCTGTTAGCAGTAAGCAGAAAAAAACATCCGTCTGTATCTTTTATCTGCTCACCGCTTACCGTTTACTGCTGACTGTCTTATGAAGCCCTTGACCGGAATCGAACCGGTGACCTCCTCCTTACCAAGGAGGTGCTCTAACCGACTGAGCTACAAGGGCATTAGCCCGATAATCCACTTCTGTCATCCCCGAATGTCTCTATCGGGGATCTAATTTAACATCAGATTCGTCCCCGCATTCAGTTATCGGGGATTAAAAACTTCGGGAATGACAAAGGTTAGGCAACATATTTTCATGCTCCTTTGCAAGCCCGCGGCTCATCTAAGTTCAACCCAATTAAACTGAACTTGGAGCGGGAGACGGGATTCGAACCCGCGACAACTAGCTTGGAAGGCTAGGACTCTACCGCTGAGCTACTCCCGCAAGCACTAACAGTTATTAGTGAATAGTGAATAGTTGATAGTGAAACAACTCTCTCTAACATCTTTCTTCAAATATTTTTCCACTAACCACTATCCACTGCTTTAAAACTTACCTGGTGGAGAGGGGAGGATTCGAACCTCCGAAGCTATGAAGCGACAGAT includes:
- the tuf gene encoding elongation factor Tu (EF-Tu; promotes GTP-dependent binding of aminoacyl-tRNA to the A-site of ribosomes during protein biosynthesis; when the tRNA anticodon matches the mRNA codon, GTP hydrolysis results; the inactive EF-Tu-GDP leaves the ribosome and release of GDP is promoted by elongation factor Ts; many prokaryotes have two copies of the gene encoding EF-Tu); amino-acid sequence: MGKAKFERKKPHINIGTIGHVDHGKTTLTAAITMLLHKKGLADYIPY